A genomic window from Enoplosus armatus isolate fEnoArm2 chromosome 18, fEnoArm2.hap1, whole genome shotgun sequence includes:
- the tor4aa gene encoding torsin-4A → MSDQDSSASASQTEGEMEEEMNGEVEGGGERDEKHRDSPAPSLSSFSSSLHAVIRIKQKYQAMKKRRQEMALGLGAAGAIAGAIAGAPTRTSPRIFTFDGLTPSSFPAQSSSVPQKKKRRRRKRVLFPNRGGCRPPPKQEQSRAKYCLYLLFAIVFIQVYNAIENLDDHVLRYDLEGLEKTLRREVFGQQGAVEGLLSHLKDYLSTYVHNKPLVVSLHGPSGVGKSHLGRLLAGHFRSVVGDTLVLQYYVLHHCPQEADALKCAGDLSAVISEMVERAEEEEKIPLFIFDEAEHMHDEILDALWQLVASKQSNEYLNAVYLFLSNLGHAHITKHMLHNSSSISMALTASGRHSNLVKELTPILRNSLEKLHLLWTEADVLPLGLLEKGHVMECFLDEMTREGFYPDHTNIERLAGEIEYYPEVGGREYSRTGCKQVVAKVNLL, encoded by the exons atgagTGACCAGGACAGCAGCGCCTCGGCCTctcaaacagagggagagatggaggaagagatgaacggagaggtggaggggggtggagaaagagatgaaaaacacagGGACAGTCCGGCCCCCAGTCTGTCCAGCTTCTCCTCGTCTCTGCACGCCGTCATACGCATCAAACAGAAGTACCAGGCCATGAAGAAGAGACGTCAGGAGATGGCCCTGGGGCTGGGAGCAGCAGGGGCCATCGCAGGGGCCATCGCAGGGGCCCCCACGAGAACCAGCCCCAGGATCTTCACCTTCGACGGACTCACGCCCTCCAGCTTCCCCGCCCAGTCGTCCTCCGTCCctcagaagaaaaagaggaggaggaggaaacggGTTTTGTTTCCCAACAGAGGGGGGTGCCGGCCCCCGCCGAAGCAGGAGCAGAGCCGAGCCAAGTACTGCCTGTACCTGCTGTTCGCCATCGTCTTCATCCAG GTCTACAACGCCATAGAGAACCTCGACGACCACGTTCTCCGGTACGACCTGGAGGGGCTGGAGAAGACCCTGAGGAGAGAGGTGTTTGGGCAGCAGGGGGCGGTGGAGGGTCTGCTGTCCCACCTGAAGGACTACCTGTCCACTTACGTCCACAACAAGCCCCTGGTGGTGTCCCTGCACGGCCCCAGCGGGGTGGGCAAGAGCCACCTGGGACGCCTCCTGGCCGGACACTTCCGCTCCGTGGTGGGGGACACGCTGGTGCTGCAGTACTACGTCCTCCACCACTGTCCCCAGGAGGCCGACGCCCTGAAGTGCGCCGGCGACCTCTCCGCCGTCATCTCAGAGATGGTTGAACgagccgaggaggaggagaagatccCGCTCTTCATCTTCGACGAGGCCGAGCACATGCACGACGAGATCCTGGACGCGCTGTGGCAGCTGGTGGCCTCCAAACAGTCCAACGAGTACCTGAACGCTGTCTACCTGTTCCTGAGCAATCTGGGTCACGCGCACATCACCAAACACATGCTACACAACTCGTCGAGTATTTCTATGGCATTGACGGCATCTGGTCGTCATAGTAACCTAGTAAAAGAGCTGACTCCAATATTACGCAACAGTCTGGAGAAGCTTCACCTGCTGTGGACAGAAGCTGACGTCTTACCTCTGGGCCTTTTGGAGAAAGGTCACGTGATGGAGTGCTTCCTGGATGAAATGACTCGAGAGGGGTTCTACCCGGATCATACCAACATAGAGCGCCTCGCGGGGGAGATCGAGTACTACCCCGAGGTAGGGGGGCGCGAATATTCCCGGACAGGCTGCAAACAAGTGGTGGCCAAGGTCAACCTGCTGTGA
- the brap gene encoding BRCA1-associated protein isoform X2 — MSVSLVVIRLELADQSPSPQGFQYSAGESSMSDEELQEKALGVAKHTLGGKTDLERAAVLHQHIGSRAMGDMVIETFEPSPGQNSDPQAAKPEADSQGVSEGSQDNSEATGAAPDSPSKQLPDQISFFSGNPSVEIIHGIMHLYKTNKMTSLTEDVRRSAMVCILTVPATMTSHDLMKLLAPFNDVMEHMKIIRDSTPNQYMVLIKFCTQADADSFYTACNGRQFNSIEDAVCQLVYVERAEVIKSEEGASLPVMELTELPKCTVCLERMDESVNGILTTLCNHSFHSQCLQRWEDASCPVCRYCQTPEPVEENKCFECGVQENLWICLICGHIGCGRYVSRHAYKHFEETQHTYAMQLTNHRVWDYAGDNYVHRLVASKTDGKMVQYECEGDTCHAEKIDALQLEYSYLLTSQLESQRIYWENKIVHLEKETAEEINNMKAKFKETLERCDNLERRFGDMSKEKQGIEKKCTQLSSRVVKLSQELKEEQEMNRCLRANQAQLQSQLAEEERKGKESGDRKDVAIGELQEQLRDVMFYLEAQQQIEHLPPEARSEIQEGQINIGASPSDGALGSAGAGPSSGRGRRGRGRKRK, encoded by the exons ATGAGTGTGTCTCTGGTCGTTATCCGTCTGGAATTAGCCGACCAGTCTCCTTCTCCACAAGGTTTCCAGTACTCAGCTGGTGAGTCGA GCATGTCAgatgaggagctgcaggagaaagcTCTGGGTGTAGCCAAACACACTCTGGGTGGAAAGACGGATCTGGAACGAGCAGCCGTACTCCACCAGCACATTGGCAGCAGAGCCATGGGGGACATGGTTATAGAAACCTTTGAGCCCAGCCCAG GGCAGAACAGTGACCCTCAGGCTGCTAAGCCTGAAGCAGACAGTCAGGGGGTCTCTGAGGGTTCGCAGGACAACAGCGAGGCGACGGGAGCTGCTCCTGACTCCCCCTCCAAGCAGCTGCCGGACCAGATCTCTTTCTTCAGTGGGAACCCCTCAGTGGAGATCATCCACGGTATCATGCACCTCTACAAGACCAA CAAAATGACATCACTGACTGAAGACGTGAGACGCAGCGCGATGGTGTGCATCCTGACTGTCCCCGCGACCATGACCAGCCATGACCTCATGAAGCTTCTGGCACCTTTTAATGATGTCATGGAGCACATGAAGATCATACGGGACTCTACCCCGAACCAGTACATGGTTCTGATCAAGTTCTGTACGCAG GCAGACGCAGACAGCTTTTACACAGCGTGTAATGGCCGCCAGTTCAACTCCATAGAGGACGCAGTGTGCCAGCTGGTCTACGTGGAGCGGGCAGAGGTTATAAAGTCTGAAGag ggaGCCAGTCTGCCGGTGATGGAGCTGACCGAGCTGCCAAAGTGCACCGTGTGCCTGGAGAGGATGGACGAGTCCGTTAACGGCATCCTCACTACTCTCTGCAACCACAGCTTTCACAGCCAGTGTCTCCAGCGGTGGGAAGATGCCTC GTGTCCTGTGTGCAGGTACTGTCAAACACCAGAACCAGTGGAAGAGAACAAGTGCTTTGAGTGTGGCGTGCAGGAG AACCTGTGGATTTGTTTGATCTGCGGGCACATCGGATGCGGACGCTACGTCAGCCGGCATGCCTACAAGCACTTCGAGGAAACACAGCATACTTACGCTATGCAGCTCACCAACCACCGGGTCTGGGACTACGCAGGAG ATAACTACGTGCATCGGCTGGTGGCCAGTAAGACTGACGGGAAGATGGTGCAGTATGAATGTGAGGGCGACACCTGCCACGCTGAGAAAATCGATGCACTTCAACTGGAG TACTCGTATCTGCTGACGAGTCAACTGGAGTCTCAAAGGATTTACTGGGAGAATAAGATCGTTCATCTGGAGAAGGAGACGGCAGAGGAG ATAAACAACATGAAGGCTAAATTTAAGGAGACCCTGGAGCGCTGTGATAACCTGGAGCGACGGTTCGGAGACATGAGCAAAGAGAAGCAGGGCATCGAGAAAAA gtgcaCTCAGCTGAGCAGTCGGGTGGTGAAGCTGAGCCaagagctgaaggaggagcaggagatgaACCGCTGTCTGAGAGCCAATCAGGCGCAGCTGCAGTCCCAGCTGGCAGAGGAGGAAcgcaaaggaaaggagagcG GCGACCGTAAGGACGTGGCGATAGGAgagctgcaggagcagctgaGAGACGTGATGTTTTATCTGGAGGCGCAGCAGCAGATCGAACACCTGCCTCCGGAGGCTCGCAGTGAAATCCAGGAGGGACAGATCAACATCGGAGCCAGCCCGTCGGACGGCGCTCTGGGCTCGGCAGGAGCCGGACCCTCGTCTGGCAGAGGCAGGAGAGGCCggggcaggaagaggaagtag
- the brap gene encoding BRCA1-associated protein isoform X1 — MSVSLVVIRLELADQSPSPQGFQYSAVEGMSDEELQEKALGVAKHTLGGKTDLERAAVLHQHIGSRAMGDMVIETFEPSPDKGGGEDSGGSAGQNSDPQAAKPEADSQGVSEGSQDNSEATGAAPDSPSKQLPDQISFFSGNPSVEIIHGIMHLYKTNKMTSLTEDVRRSAMVCILTVPATMTSHDLMKLLAPFNDVMEHMKIIRDSTPNQYMVLIKFCTQADADSFYTACNGRQFNSIEDAVCQLVYVERAEVIKSEEGASLPVMELTELPKCTVCLERMDESVNGILTTLCNHSFHSQCLQRWEDASCPVCRYCQTPEPVEENKCFECGVQENLWICLICGHIGCGRYVSRHAYKHFEETQHTYAMQLTNHRVWDYAGDNYVHRLVASKTDGKMVQYECEGDTCHAEKIDALQLEYSYLLTSQLESQRIYWENKIVHLEKETAEEINNMKAKFKETLERCDNLERRFGDMSKEKQGIEKKCTQLSSRVVKLSQELKEEQEMNRCLRANQAQLQSQLAEEERKGKESGDRKDVAIGELQEQLRDVMFYLEAQQQIEHLPPEARSEIQEGQINIGASPSDGALGSAGAGPSSGRGRRGRGRKRK, encoded by the exons ATGAGTGTGTCTCTGGTCGTTATCCGTCTGGAATTAGCCGACCAGTCTCCTTCTCCACAAGGTTTCCAGTACTCAGCTG TTGAAGGCATGTCAgatgaggagctgcaggagaaagcTCTGGGTGTAGCCAAACACACTCTGGGTGGAAAGACGGATCTGGAACGAGCAGCCGTACTCCACCAGCACATTGGCAGCAGAGCCATGGGGGACATGGTTATAGAAACCTTTGAGCCCAGCCCAG AtaaaggaggaggtgaagactCCGGAGGTTCAGCAGGGCAGAACAGTGACCCTCAGGCTGCTAAGCCTGAAGCAGACAGTCAGGGGGTCTCTGAGGGTTCGCAGGACAACAGCGAGGCGACGGGAGCTGCTCCTGACTCCCCCTCCAAGCAGCTGCCGGACCAGATCTCTTTCTTCAGTGGGAACCCCTCAGTGGAGATCATCCACGGTATCATGCACCTCTACAAGACCAA CAAAATGACATCACTGACTGAAGACGTGAGACGCAGCGCGATGGTGTGCATCCTGACTGTCCCCGCGACCATGACCAGCCATGACCTCATGAAGCTTCTGGCACCTTTTAATGATGTCATGGAGCACATGAAGATCATACGGGACTCTACCCCGAACCAGTACATGGTTCTGATCAAGTTCTGTACGCAG GCAGACGCAGACAGCTTTTACACAGCGTGTAATGGCCGCCAGTTCAACTCCATAGAGGACGCAGTGTGCCAGCTGGTCTACGTGGAGCGGGCAGAGGTTATAAAGTCTGAAGag ggaGCCAGTCTGCCGGTGATGGAGCTGACCGAGCTGCCAAAGTGCACCGTGTGCCTGGAGAGGATGGACGAGTCCGTTAACGGCATCCTCACTACTCTCTGCAACCACAGCTTTCACAGCCAGTGTCTCCAGCGGTGGGAAGATGCCTC GTGTCCTGTGTGCAGGTACTGTCAAACACCAGAACCAGTGGAAGAGAACAAGTGCTTTGAGTGTGGCGTGCAGGAG AACCTGTGGATTTGTTTGATCTGCGGGCACATCGGATGCGGACGCTACGTCAGCCGGCATGCCTACAAGCACTTCGAGGAAACACAGCATACTTACGCTATGCAGCTCACCAACCACCGGGTCTGGGACTACGCAGGAG ATAACTACGTGCATCGGCTGGTGGCCAGTAAGACTGACGGGAAGATGGTGCAGTATGAATGTGAGGGCGACACCTGCCACGCTGAGAAAATCGATGCACTTCAACTGGAG TACTCGTATCTGCTGACGAGTCAACTGGAGTCTCAAAGGATTTACTGGGAGAATAAGATCGTTCATCTGGAGAAGGAGACGGCAGAGGAG ATAAACAACATGAAGGCTAAATTTAAGGAGACCCTGGAGCGCTGTGATAACCTGGAGCGACGGTTCGGAGACATGAGCAAAGAGAAGCAGGGCATCGAGAAAAA gtgcaCTCAGCTGAGCAGTCGGGTGGTGAAGCTGAGCCaagagctgaaggaggagcaggagatgaACCGCTGTCTGAGAGCCAATCAGGCGCAGCTGCAGTCCCAGCTGGCAGAGGAGGAAcgcaaaggaaaggagagcG GCGACCGTAAGGACGTGGCGATAGGAgagctgcaggagcagctgaGAGACGTGATGTTTTATCTGGAGGCGCAGCAGCAGATCGAACACCTGCCTCCGGAGGCTCGCAGTGAAATCCAGGAGGGACAGATCAACATCGGAGCCAGCCCGTCGGACGGCGCTCTGGGCTCGGCAGGAGCCGGACCCTCGTCTGGCAGAGGCAGGAGAGGCCggggcaggaagaggaagtag